CGGCTGCCGAGTTCGGTTAATGTCTCGGTGATCACGCCAAGGTTAGGGTCGCCTTCCTTAACGCGGAAAATCGATGCGCCACCCATGCCGTCCAGCGGCTTGAGGATGATATCGCCATGTTTTTCCCAGAAGGCTTTTAACTGAGCTTTATTACGGGTGACCAGCGTTTCCGGGGTTAATTCGGAAAACCAGGCGGTAAATAGCTTTTCGTTACAGTCGCGCAGGCTTTGCGGCTTGTTGACGATAAGCGTTCCTTTTTCTTCAGCACGCTCAAGAATATAGGTCGCGTAGATAAACTCAGTATCGAACGGCGGATCCTTACGCATCAGAATCACGTCGAGATCCGCGAGCGGCAGATCCTGCTCGCTGTTGAATTCATACCATTTATCGTAGTTTTGCTCGACGCTCAGCGTGCGCGTACGGGCGCGGGCTTCACCGTTGATTAAGTACAGATCGTTCATCTCCATATAATGGAGTTCATAGCCGCGACGCTGCGCTTCCAGCAACATGGCGAAGCTGGTGTCTTTCTTGATGTTGATGGTTGCGATGGGGTCCATCACGATGCC
This Klebsiella sp. RHBSTW-00484 DNA region includes the following protein-coding sequences:
- the gshB gene encoding glutathione synthase, coding for MIKLGIVMDPIATINIKKDTSFAMLLEAQRRGYELHYMEMNDLYLINGEARARTRTLSVEQNYDKWYEFNSEQDLPLADLDVILMRKDPPFDTEFIYATYILERAEEKGTLIVNKPQSLRDCNEKLFTAWFSELTPETLVTRNKAQLKAFWEKHGDIILKPLDGMGGASIFRVKEGDPNLGVITETLTELGSRYCMAQNYLPAIKDGDKRVLVVDGEPVPYCLARIPQGGETRGNLAAGGRGEARPLTESDWAIARRVGPTLKDKGLIFVGLDIIGDRLTEINVTSPTCVREIEAAFPISITGMLMDAIEKRINK